From the genome of Eublepharis macularius isolate TG4126 chromosome 12, MPM_Emac_v1.0, whole genome shotgun sequence, one region includes:
- the ITPRIPL2 gene encoding inositol 1,4,5-trisphosphate receptor-interacting protein-like 2, translating into MTAYSLNLRVFWPLVTCGCTALLGLLQALRTRAGPAGEGAPAALLLKGALLLLALLACLALRYRARGRRGAPESPVGERSPAAARPGGRRRRREALEEFHERQLRLSPHVLGHSKAHVSLVVGEVVRAGKAAGRLALRGDFVQVGSAYEQHKVRSPDAFDVLVPLRLPPRLALRVEPRRREAAAAGLRGAFACALEVAAAAAAGGLSEALCVERPAEGGRRLSAALVLRWFQGHVQRCLGAVRSRLQERVRVSLAVGPGRPLTLHVAPRSDYVCCHLSLAVRLIPAIPLGEALFLTALPAAQPPAPGQLASLWTLNVSKPEQRLLGWLKEQGAGDSCHLKCLQILKGLRDLGGRALEQPLASQWARVLSSYVLKTALLSLLLRGSLHTWADQFLVERLEDLVQFLQDSLRQRILLHVFLGNTRLPEALSLPKFLKEATPVNLLADFDGPTLDKVADHLLNTWWQAPKIIRMYSGHRYRRTHPV; encoded by the coding sequence ATGACCGCCTACAGCCTCAACCTGCGCGTCTTCTGGCCGCTGGTGACCTGCGGCTGCACGGCGCTGCTGGGCCTCTTGCAAGCGCTGCGGACGCGCGCCGGGCCGGCAGGGGAGGGCGCCCCGGCGGCGCTGCTGCTGAAAGgcgcgctgctgctgctggcgctGCTGGCCTGCCTGGCACTGCGCTACCGGGCCCGAGGGCGGCGCGGGGCCCCGGAGAGCCCCGTGGGCGAAAGGAGCCCGGCGGCGGCCCGGcccggcgggcggcggcggcggcgcgagGCGCTGGAGGAGTTCCACGAGCGGCAGCTGCGCCTCTCGCCCCACGTGCTGGGCCACAGCAAGGCGCACGTCAGCCTGGTGGTGGGCGAGGTGGTGCGCGCCGGCAAGGCGGCCGGCCGGCTGGCGCTGCGCGGGGACTTCGTGCAAGTGGGCAGCGCCTACGAGCAGCACAAGGTGCGCAGCCCGGACGCCTTCGACGTGCTGGTGCCGCTGCGCCTGCCGCCCCGCCTGGCGCTCCGCGTGGAGCCGCGCcggagggaggcggcggcggcgggccttCGCGGCGCCTTCGCCTGCGCCCtggaggtggcggcggcggcggcggcgggcgggctGAGCGAGGCGCTGTGCGTGGAGCGGCCGGCCGAGGGCGGACGCCGCCTGTCGGCCGCGCTGGTGCTGCGCTGGTTCCAGGGCCACGTGCAGCGCTGCCTGGGCGCCGTGCGCTCCCGCCTGCAGGAGCGCGTCCGCGTCAGCCTGGCCGTCGGGCCCGGCCGCCCGCTCACCTTGCACGTCGCCCCGCGCTCGGACTACGTCTGCTGCCACCTCTCGCTGGCCGTGCGCCTCATCCCGGCCATCCCCTTGGGCGAGGCGCTCTTCCTCACCGCCCTGCCCGCCGCCCAGCCGCCCGCCCCGGGCCAGCTGGCCTCCCTCTGGACGCTCAACGTTTCCAAGCCGGAGCAGCGCCTGCTGGGCTGGCTGAAAGAGCAGGGCGCCGGCGACTCCTGCCACCTCAAGTGCCTGCAGATCCTCAAGGGCCTGAGGGACCTGGGAGGGCGCGCCTTGGAGCAGCCCCTGGCCTCGCAGTGggcccgcgtcctctcctcctacGTCCTCAAGACTgcgcttctctccctcctcttgcgAGGATCCTTGCACACCTGGGCGGACCAGTTTCTGGTGGAGAGGCTGGAGGACTTGGTCCAGTTCCTCCAGGACAGCCTGCGCCAGCGCATCTTGCTGCACGTTTTCCTGGGCAACACCCGCCTCCCTGAAGCCCTGAGCCTCCCCAAGTTTCTCAAGGAAGCAACTCCTGTCAACCTGCTGGCAGACTTCGACGGTCCCACCTTAGACAAGGTGGCCGACCATCTCCTGAACACATGGTGGCAGGCACCCAAAATCATCCGAATGTACAGTGGCCATAGGTACAGGAGGACGCATCCTGTCTGA